One Archocentrus centrarchus isolate MPI-CPG fArcCen1 chromosome 10, fArcCen1, whole genome shotgun sequence genomic region harbors:
- the LOC115787386 gene encoding uncharacterized protein LOC115787386, giving the protein MTLNRVRLEKQAAATAAKADVLEAAVQEEFKQVFSDIDVPTENSKVRTKDYVEGADKYSPAELLESTPASIPDIQTPEYAHPIASYHTASELPHQQNHIMPQSQHTDYVPKTTPRPEIMQKPLGNDYSDTAYNQPLDNSHLLPSVAHQQRSPVHAQFDENRGISDLVRFMARRELISTGLVQFNDRPECFRAWKASFMNSIRDLSLSASEQLDLLVKWLGKDSSEHARRIRTVHVNHPEHGLRAVWNRLNEYYGAPEVIENSLFKRLESFPKVQNKNELKLRELGDLLMEIQAAKADGDLFGLSYLDTPRGINPIVQKLPFYLQEKWLTLGFNYKEQHRVTYPPFSFFVNFVCLQARMRNDPGFMLAASSNEQSGYHKPASKLESQRAVAVLKTGVSPDTSLTPSDSPSASKSTSREDPAKRCLLHNKPHPLHKCRGFRDKPIEERKALLKKHGVCYKCCKTILPENMCGNNRD; this is encoded by the exons ATGACACTGAATAGAGTCCGCCTCgaaaaacaagctgcagctaCAGCGGCCAAAGCAGACGTCCTAGAGGCAGCAGTGCAAGAAGAATTCAAGCAGGTTTTCAGCGACATTGATGTGCCAACCGAGAATTCAAAGGTACGCACAAAGGACTATGTTGAGGGAGCAGATAAATACTCTCCAGCAGAGCTATTAGAAAGCACTCCCGCCAGCATCCCAGACATTCAGACCCCTGAATATGCCCATCCCATTGCCTCTTACCACACCGCGAGTGAATTACCCCATCAGCAGAACCACATAATGCCACAATCACAGCACACTGACTATGTGCCTAAAACGACACCTCGCCCTGAAATAATGCAGAAGCCTTTAGGAAATGACTACAGTGACACTGCATATAACCAACCATTAGACAATTCCCACTTACTACCCAGTGTTGCTCACCAACAAAGAAGCCCTGTACATGCTCAGTTTGATGAAAACAGAGGAATATCAGACCTTGTCAGATTTATGGCCCGGCGTGAGCTTATCTCCACTGGGCTTGTGCAGTTTAATGACCGTCCTGAATGCTTTAGAGCTTGGAAAGCATCCTTTATGAATTCTATCAGAGACCTCAGCCTCTCAGCTAGTGAGCAGCTTGACCTTCTTGTAAAATGGTTAGGCAAGGACTCATCCGAACATGCTAGACGCATAAGAACTGTTCACGTGAATCACCCAGAACATGGACTCAGGGCTGTATGGAATCGGCTCAATGAGTACTATGGTGCACCTGAGGTAATTGAAAACTCCTTGTTCAAAAGGCTGGAAAGCTTTCCCAAAGTGCAGAACAAGAATGAGCTCAAACTAAGAGAGCTGGGGGACTTACTGATGGAAATACAGGCAGCAAAGGCTGATGGGGACCTGTTCGGCCTCAGTTATCTAGACACACCCCGCGGGATTAACCCTATTGTGCAGAAACTGCCATTCTACCTGCAAGAGAAGTGGCTCACATTAGGTTTTAATTATAAGGAACAACATAGGGTCACCTATCCCCCATTCAGCTTCTTTGTGAACTTTGTGTGCCTGCAGGCAAGGATGCGAAATGATCCTGGCTTCATGCTGGCAGCATCCAGCAACGAACAGTCTGGTTATCACAAGCCTGCATCAAAGTTAGAGAGCCAGAGGGCAGTAGCTGTTCTCAAGACAGGAGTGTCTCCTGATACCTCACTAACACCTTCTGACTCCCCATCTGCAAGTAAGTCCACCAGCAGAGAGGACCCAGCGAAACGTTGTCTCTTGCACAACAAGCCCCACCCTCTCCACAAATGCCGTGGATTTAGAGATAAGCCCatagaggaaagaaaggcacTCTTAAAGAAACATGGAGTGTGCTACAAGTGCTGCAAA ACCATACTCCCTGAAAACATGTGCGGGAACAATAGAGACTGA